In Rhinopithecus roxellana isolate Shanxi Qingling chromosome 4, ASM756505v1, whole genome shotgun sequence, a single genomic region encodes these proteins:
- the OPRM1 gene encoding mu-type opioid receptor isoform X7, protein MTRTKSISTKAGKPSRYTKMKTATNIYIFNLALADALVTSTLPFQSVNYLMGTWPFGTILCKIVISIDYYNMFTSIFTLCTMSVDRYIAVCHPVKALDFRTPRNAKIINVCNWILSSAIGLPVMFMATTKYRQGSIDCTLTFSHPSWYWENLLKICVFIFAFIMPVLIITVCYGLMILRLKSVRMLSGSKEKDRNLRRITRMVLVVVAVFIICWTPIHIYVIIKALVTIPETTFQTVSWHFCIALGYTNSCLNPVLYAFLDENFKRCFREFCIPTSSNIEQQNSTRIRQNTRDHPSTANTVDRTNHQLENLEAETSPLP, encoded by the exons ATACACCAAAATGAAGACTGCCACCAACATTTACATTTTCAACCTTGCTCTGGCAGATGCCTTAGTCACCAGTACCCTCCCCTTCCAGAGTGTGAATTACCTAATGGGAACATGGCCATTTGGAACCATCCTTTGCAAGATCGTGATCTCCATAGATTACTATAATATGTTCACCAGCATATTCACCCTCTGCACCATGAGTGTTGATCGATACATTGCAGTCTGCCACCCCGTCAAGGCCTTAGATTTCCGTACTCCCCGAAATGCCAAAATTATCAATGTCTGCAACTGGATCCTCTCTTCAGCCATTGGTCttcctgtaatgttcatggctACAACAAAATACAGGCAAG GTTCCATCGATTGTACACTAACATTCTCTCATCCAAGCTGGTACTGGGAAAACCTGCTGAAGATCTGTGTTTTCATCTTTGCCTTCATCATGCCTGTGCTCATCATTACCGTGTGCTACGGACTGATGATCTTACGCCTCAAGAGTGTCCGCATGCTCTCTGGCTCCAAAGAAAAGGACAGGAATCTTCGAAGGATCACCAggatggtgctggtggtggtggctgtGTTCATCATCTGCTGGACTCCCATTCACATTTACGTCATCATTAAAGCCTTAGTTACAATCCCGGAAACTACGTTCCAGACTGTTTCTTGGCACTTCTGCATTGCTCTAGGTTACACAAACAGCTGCCTCAACCCAGTCCTTTATGCATTTCTGGATGAAAACTTCAAACGATGCTTCAGAGAGTTCTGTATCCCAACCTCTTCCAACATCGAGCAACAAAACTCCACTCGAATTCGTCAGAACACTAGAGACCACCCCTCCACGGCCAATACAGTGGATAGAACTAATCATCAG
- the OPRM1 gene encoding mu-type opioid receptor isoform X8: MKTATNIYIFNLALADALVTSTLPFQSVNYLMGTWPFGTILCKIVISIDYYNMFTSIFTLCTMSVDRYIAVCHPVKALDFRTPRNAKIINVCNWILSSAIGLPVMFMATTKYRQGSIDCTLTFSHPSWYWENLLKICVFIFAFIMPVLIITVCYGLMILRLKSVRMLSGSKEKDRNLRRITRMVLVVVAVFIICWTPIHIYVIIKALVTIPETTFQTVSWHFCIALGYTNSCLNPVLYAFLDENFKRCFREFCIPTSSNIEQQNSTRIRQNTRDHPSTANTVDRTNHQLENLEAETSPLP; this comes from the exons ATGAAGACTGCCACCAACATTTACATTTTCAACCTTGCTCTGGCAGATGCCTTAGTCACCAGTACCCTCCCCTTCCAGAGTGTGAATTACCTAATGGGAACATGGCCATTTGGAACCATCCTTTGCAAGATCGTGATCTCCATAGATTACTATAATATGTTCACCAGCATATTCACCCTCTGCACCATGAGTGTTGATCGATACATTGCAGTCTGCCACCCCGTCAAGGCCTTAGATTTCCGTACTCCCCGAAATGCCAAAATTATCAATGTCTGCAACTGGATCCTCTCTTCAGCCATTGGTCttcctgtaatgttcatggctACAACAAAATACAGGCAAG GTTCCATCGATTGTACACTAACATTCTCTCATCCAAGCTGGTACTGGGAAAACCTGCTGAAGATCTGTGTTTTCATCTTTGCCTTCATCATGCCTGTGCTCATCATTACCGTGTGCTACGGACTGATGATCTTACGCCTCAAGAGTGTCCGCATGCTCTCTGGCTCCAAAGAAAAGGACAGGAATCTTCGAAGGATCACCAggatggtgctggtggtggtggctgtGTTCATCATCTGCTGGACTCCCATTCACATTTACGTCATCATTAAAGCCTTAGTTACAATCCCGGAAACTACGTTCCAGACTGTTTCTTGGCACTTCTGCATTGCTCTAGGTTACACAAACAGCTGCCTCAACCCAGTCCTTTATGCATTTCTGGATGAAAACTTCAAACGATGCTTCAGAGAGTTCTGTATCCCAACCTCTTCCAACATCGAGCAACAAAACTCCACTCGAATTCGTCAGAACACTAGAGACCACCCCTCCACGGCCAATACAGTGGATAGAACTAATCATCAG